A stretch of the Archangium violaceum genome encodes the following:
- a CDS encoding S41 family peptidase: MLRTLLTSLTLVLGLVASTASAVEPTNAPLPSREERLDRLARLWGQVRYRHPYLAYKDIDWDAALVAAIPRVEEARDKVAYAAAVQDMLDVLRDPATRILRPDEQQESAQKTPAAPARELRSWEAKDVLVLDLRAVKTPANLSTLRNRPEELRPDISKAKAVIVDLRARGMEEHTAWAMHDAFGNILPFLLSQELQVPGERSVYHSGYRPQSRPTASGYSTSLLTTAGELISPKGDGKARPVIFLLDDASYADPRILTMKALGVAQIITEGRLDDGAAVQQTQVELGAGLKVAVRLSELGIPMRADAVLPKRARSEGKDETLQKALELARKPAKKAKTREFDLPPARWQADRKYEDMLYPKREYRLLALFRLWNVIQLFYPYKHLLDRDWDGALLTFLPKFDKAKDAAEYALAVAEMSALIQDGHTTLRGHPELEKRGLSGMNAPFELMEIEGKPVVVNIWDEAAAPGLARGQVIETLDGKPLSERIETLRPYVTASHPVHLRHKLLARALAGPEGSQATVGVRDATGQLKQVRFTRSMKSFQKPPQGEAWRMLGDNIGYVDLTRLQVSEVEAMFGKLKNTRALVFDMRGYPNGTAWAIAPYLNTRKARYAAVFERNVISAVSKEEANGRFKFFQELPKANVTLYRGRTVMLIDERAISQSEHSGLFFEVANGTTFIGSPSAGANGDITDLVLPGGISLIFTGHDVRHVDGRQLQRMGLRPQVFVRPTLAGIQAGRDEVLDKALEFLKASGSPAVAGDSVR, from the coding sequence ATGTTGCGCACCCTCCTCACGAGTCTCACCCTGGTCCTCGGTCTCGTCGCCTCGACCGCGTCCGCGGTGGAGCCCACCAACGCCCCCCTCCCCTCGCGCGAGGAGCGTCTGGACCGCCTGGCCCGCCTGTGGGGCCAGGTGAGATACCGCCACCCGTATCTGGCCTACAAGGACATCGACTGGGACGCCGCGCTCGTGGCCGCCATCCCCCGGGTGGAGGAGGCCAGGGACAAGGTGGCCTACGCCGCGGCCGTGCAGGACATGCTGGACGTGCTGAGGGATCCGGCCACGCGCATCCTCCGCCCCGACGAGCAGCAGGAGAGCGCGCAGAAGACGCCAGCGGCCCCGGCGCGCGAGCTGCGCAGCTGGGAGGCCAAGGACGTGCTCGTGCTGGATCTGCGCGCCGTCAAGACTCCGGCGAACCTGTCCACCCTGCGCAACAGGCCCGAGGAGCTGAGGCCGGACATCTCCAAGGCCAAGGCAGTCATCGTCGACCTGCGCGCCCGCGGGATGGAGGAGCACACCGCCTGGGCCATGCACGATGCGTTCGGCAACATCCTCCCGTTCCTGTTGAGCCAGGAGCTCCAGGTGCCGGGAGAGCGCAGTGTGTACCACTCGGGCTACCGCCCGCAGAGCCGCCCCACGGCGAGCGGCTACTCCACCTCGTTGCTCACCACGGCGGGTGAGCTGATCTCCCCCAAGGGGGACGGCAAGGCGCGCCCGGTCATCTTCCTGCTGGATGACGCGTCGTATGCGGATCCCCGCATCCTCACGATGAAGGCCCTGGGCGTGGCGCAGATCATCACCGAGGGGCGCCTGGACGACGGCGCCGCGGTGCAGCAGACGCAGGTGGAGCTCGGCGCCGGGCTGAAGGTGGCGGTGCGGCTGAGCGAGCTCGGCATCCCCATGCGCGCGGACGCCGTGCTGCCCAAGCGCGCGCGCTCGGAGGGCAAGGACGAGACGCTCCAGAAGGCGCTCGAGCTGGCGCGCAAGCCGGCGAAGAAGGCGAAGACACGCGAGTTCGATCTGCCCCCGGCCCGGTGGCAGGCGGACCGGAAGTACGAGGACATGCTCTACCCGAAGCGCGAGTACCGTCTGCTGGCGCTCTTCCGGCTCTGGAACGTCATCCAGCTCTTCTACCCCTACAAGCACCTGCTGGACCGGGACTGGGACGGCGCGCTGCTCACGTTCCTGCCGAAGTTCGACAAGGCGAAGGACGCGGCGGAGTACGCGCTCGCGGTGGCGGAGATGAGCGCGCTCATCCAGGACGGGCACACGACCCTGCGCGGTCACCCCGAGTTGGAGAAGCGGGGCCTGTCCGGGATGAACGCGCCCTTCGAGCTGATGGAGATCGAGGGCAAGCCGGTGGTGGTGAACATCTGGGACGAGGCGGCCGCCCCGGGTCTCGCGCGCGGCCAGGTGATCGAGACGCTCGACGGAAAGCCCCTCTCGGAGCGGATCGAGACGCTGCGGCCCTATGTCACGGCCTCGCACCCCGTGCACCTGAGGCACAAGCTGCTGGCCAGGGCGCTGGCGGGGCCCGAGGGCTCCCAGGCGACGGTGGGCGTGCGTGATGCCACGGGGCAGCTCAAGCAGGTGCGCTTCACCCGGAGCATGAAGTCGTTCCAGAAGCCCCCCCAGGGCGAGGCCTGGCGAATGCTCGGGGACAACATCGGTTACGTGGACCTGACCCGCCTGCAGGTGTCCGAGGTGGAGGCGATGTTCGGGAAGCTGAAGAACACGCGGGCGCTCGTGTTCGACATGCGCGGCTACCCGAACGGGACGGCCTGGGCCATCGCGCCGTATCTCAACACGCGCAAGGCGCGCTACGCGGCGGTGTTCGAGCGCAACGTCATCTCGGCCGTCTCCAAGGAGGAGGCGAATGGCCGGTTCAAGTTCTTCCAGGAGCTGCCGAAGGCCAACGTGACCCTGTACCGCGGCCGGACGGTGATGCTCATCGACGAGCGGGCCATCAGCCAGTCCGAGCACTCGGGCCTGTTCTTCGAGGTCGCGAACGGCACCACCTTCATCGGCAGCCCGAGCGCGGGTGCCAACGGCGACATCACGGACCTGGTGCTGCCCGGCGGCATCTCGCTCATCTTCACCGGCCACGACGTGCGGCACGTGGATGGACGCCAGTTGCAGCGGATGGGCCTGAGGCCCCAGGTCTTCGTGAGGCCGACACTCGCGGGTATCCAGGCCGGAAGGGACGAGGTGCTGGACAAGGCGCTCGAGTTCCTGAAGGCCAGCGGCAGCCCCGCGGTGGCCGGCGACTCCGTCCGGTAG
- a CDS encoding tRNA-uridine aminocarboxypropyltransferase encodes MRSRTPADFAGRCPTCYLPTALCLCADVPRIETRTDFLVIRHNKEANKSTNTARLAGLALTRCRIVTYGAPGQPFDLSVLAAPGTWLLFPDAQPPPPGTPPPERLVVLDGNWTQARRMYQRLHELRRLPGLALPPPPPEARRLRRSPHPYGMSTVEAIAGAITVLEGEEVARPLHELHELMIDRVLTARGRLEDDD; translated from the coding sequence ATGAGGTCTCGCACCCCGGCGGATTTCGCCGGACGCTGTCCTACCTGCTACCTGCCCACCGCCCTGTGCCTGTGCGCCGACGTCCCTCGGATTGAGACGCGCACCGACTTCCTCGTCATCCGGCACAACAAGGAAGCCAACAAGTCCACCAACACGGCGCGGTTGGCGGGGCTCGCCCTGACGCGCTGCCGCATCGTCACCTACGGGGCGCCGGGCCAGCCGTTCGACCTGTCGGTGCTCGCCGCGCCGGGCACCTGGCTGCTCTTCCCGGATGCCCAGCCGCCTCCGCCCGGCACACCTCCGCCCGAGCGGCTCGTGGTGCTGGACGGTAACTGGACACAGGCCCGGCGCATGTACCAGCGGCTCCACGAGCTGCGCCGCCTTCCGGGGCTCGCCCTGCCCCCGCCGCCCCCGGAGGCCCGGCGCCTGCGCCGCTCGCCCCACCCCTATGGCATGTCCACCGTGGAGGCCATCGCCGGGGCGATCACCGTCCTCGAGGGCGAGGAGGTGGCCCGCCCGCTCCACGAGCTCCACGAGTTGATGATCGACCGGGTGTTGACCGCCCGGGGCCGGCTCGAGGACGACGACTGA
- a CDS encoding EamA family transporter, with amino-acid sequence MRHFVMVALGATLWGCWSLFLRPAGLTGIQSAFLSMALLSLPAPFVLRREAFRDRRATLALVVLGFSDAANCALFFGGVQRGPVAVAVLTHYLAPLLTALCAPWVLRERRSPRALLGAPLTLVGLALLLDVHRGGLADPWTALLGGGSALFFMANVLASKEASRAYSPLAISALHSPIATLALLLVFGREALPPALDSRLLLASCGVLLCGFVASLLFYAGLRRIPTATASVLTYLEPLTAALVGVIVFGETLGPLGVLGGLVVLGSGVWVASEPRAREGVPVQDAPVPTGTG; translated from the coding sequence GTGAGGCACTTCGTCATGGTCGCGCTGGGAGCCACCCTCTGGGGGTGCTGGTCCCTCTTCCTGCGGCCGGCCGGGCTCACCGGCATCCAGAGCGCCTTCCTCTCGATGGCGCTCCTGTCGCTCCCGGCCCCCTTCGTCCTGCGCCGCGAGGCCTTCCGCGATCGCCGTGCCACGCTCGCGCTCGTCGTCCTCGGGTTCAGTGACGCGGCCAACTGCGCCCTCTTCTTCGGCGGCGTCCAGCGCGGCCCCGTCGCCGTCGCCGTCCTCACCCACTACCTCGCTCCCCTCCTCACGGCCCTGTGCGCCCCCTGGGTCCTCCGCGAGCGCCGCTCCCCTCGCGCCCTCCTGGGTGCGCCCCTCACCCTCGTGGGGCTGGCGCTCCTGCTGGATGTACACCGGGGAGGCCTCGCCGATCCCTGGACCGCCCTGCTCGGCGGCGGCAGCGCCCTCTTCTTCATGGCCAACGTGCTCGCCTCGAAGGAGGCCTCGCGCGCCTACTCGCCCCTGGCCATCTCCGCCCTCCACTCCCCCATCGCCACCCTCGCCCTCCTGCTCGTCTTCGGGCGCGAGGCCCTGCCTCCCGCCCTCGACTCCCGCCTCCTCCTGGCCTCCTGCGGCGTCCTCCTGTGCGGCTTCGTCGCCAGCCTGCTGTTCTATGCCGGACTGCGCCGCATCCCCACCGCCACCGCCAGCGTCCTGACCTACCTGGAACCCCTTACCGCCGCCCTCGTCGGAGTGATCGTCTTCGGCGAGACCCTCGGGCCCCTCGGTGTCCTGGGAGGGTTGGTGGTCCTCGGCTCCGGCGTCTGGGTCGCCAGCGAGCCTCGGGCTCGGGAGGGCGTCCCGGTCCAGGACGCACCGGTCCCCACGGGTACGGGGTGA
- a CDS encoding MATE family efflux transporter yields MHEGQSTQGQPPLGLFRLTWPIFFEFLLFMLMGTADTLMLSGVSDDAVSAVGVVNQYIFICILIMEVISNGASVVVAQYIGARRAQEAARITALSITLNFLLGIVVSAGLLLFGNAILSHMNLQGQVLAHAQTYMGIAGGFLFIQALINVFSSMLRTYGFTRQSMYVSLGMNVVHVLCNYLLIFGHFGFPRMEVAGAAISTVMSRALALVVFVWMLYLVMEVRMVLRDYVTFSKEYIHKILKVGIPSAGEQVTYHVCQTVFLYYVTFVGTAALASRQYALAISQYVFLFSLAIGIGTSIIVGRLVGARRPGDAYRQVLQSLKWSVLITLAVDVVAILFREQLVGMFTDNADIIRLTSQVIILSLVLETGRAFNLVLVNALRAAGDATFTVYMGFLSMACLSLSLGYLFVFKLNLGLPGVWLAIAADEWTRGLVFWYRWRSRAWEKKSLVTPVEQEQPAAVAVGA; encoded by the coding sequence ATGCACGAGGGACAGTCGACACAGGGCCAACCACCTCTGGGGCTCTTCCGGCTGACCTGGCCAATCTTTTTTGAGTTCCTACTGTTCATGCTGATGGGCACGGCGGACACGCTCATGCTCAGCGGCGTCTCGGACGATGCCGTGTCCGCGGTAGGTGTGGTCAATCAATACATCTTCATCTGCATCCTCATCATGGAGGTCATCAGCAACGGGGCCTCCGTCGTCGTCGCGCAGTACATCGGCGCCCGGCGAGCGCAGGAGGCCGCCCGGATCACCGCGCTCTCCATCACGCTGAACTTCCTGCTCGGCATCGTCGTCAGCGCGGGCCTGTTGCTGTTCGGCAACGCGATCCTGAGCCACATGAACCTGCAGGGCCAGGTGCTGGCTCATGCCCAGACGTACATGGGAATCGCGGGTGGATTCCTGTTCATCCAGGCGCTCATCAACGTCTTCTCCAGCATGCTCCGCACGTACGGATTCACCAGGCAATCCATGTACGTGTCGCTGGGCATGAACGTGGTCCACGTGCTCTGCAACTACCTGCTCATCTTCGGCCACTTCGGCTTCCCGAGGATGGAGGTGGCCGGTGCCGCGATCTCCACCGTGATGAGCCGTGCCCTCGCACTCGTCGTCTTCGTCTGGATGCTCTACCTGGTGATGGAAGTCCGGATGGTGCTCCGCGACTACGTGACGTTCTCGAAGGAGTACATCCACAAGATTCTCAAGGTGGGCATTCCTTCCGCCGGCGAGCAGGTCACGTACCACGTCTGCCAGACGGTGTTCCTGTACTACGTGACCTTCGTGGGCACCGCGGCCCTGGCGTCCAGGCAGTACGCCCTGGCCATCTCCCAGTATGTCTTCCTCTTCAGCCTGGCGATCGGGATCGGTACGTCCATCATCGTCGGGCGCCTGGTGGGTGCACGCCGCCCGGGAGACGCGTACCGGCAGGTCCTGCAAAGCCTGAAGTGGAGCGTACTGATCACCCTCGCGGTGGATGTGGTCGCGATCCTCTTCCGCGAGCAGCTCGTCGGGATGTTCACGGACAACGCCGACATCATCCGGCTGACCTCGCAGGTCATCATCCTGAGCCTCGTGCTCGAGACCGGGCGGGCCTTCAACCTCGTGCTGGTGAACGCCCTGCGCGCCGCCGGAGATGCCACGTTCACCGTCTACATGGGCTTCCTGTCCATGGCCTGCCTCAGCCTGTCGCTGGGCTACCTCTTCGTCTTCAAGCTGAACCTGGGACTGCCGGGCGTCTGGCTGGCCATCGCGGCGGATGAATGGACGCGCGGCCTCGTCTTCTGGTACCGGTGGCGGAGCAGGGCCTGGGAGAAGAAATCGCTCGTCACCCCCGTGGAGCAGGAGCAGCCCGCCGCGGTGGCCGTCGGCGCTTGA
- a CDS encoding DNA-binding domain-containing protein, with protein MPGLQHFFESMRTYLTEPGAAGLERLYAAHPGWEVPRARVALYGRFVRHHVVDGVEKLFPLVRRCVGEAAWEELVRGYFATGPARHYELNRLGEHFPDFLSDKAPARGLPAWVPELARFEWTDFAVYASEERVPATVERLSPNPTLAVLRHSWRLCPFVRGSAEGEPRPGEELALLWRHPRDLVTLYMAADDVALLALKMAVEGLTPAEVAVATGVAESDIRAAVERGLADGLVLTP; from the coding sequence ATGCCAGGCCTTCAGCATTTCTTCGAGTCCATGAGGACCTACCTGACGGAGCCCGGGGCGGCGGGGTTGGAGCGGCTGTACGCGGCGCACCCCGGATGGGAGGTACCGCGCGCTCGGGTGGCGCTGTATGGGCGCTTCGTCCGCCACCACGTGGTGGACGGAGTGGAGAAGCTCTTCCCATTGGTGCGTCGGTGCGTGGGCGAGGCCGCCTGGGAAGAACTGGTGCGGGGTTACTTCGCCACCGGGCCCGCGCGGCACTACGAGCTCAACCGGCTGGGTGAGCACTTCCCGGACTTCCTCTCGGACAAAGCGCCGGCACGTGGGCTTCCCGCGTGGGTGCCAGAGCTGGCGCGCTTCGAGTGGACGGACTTCGCGGTGTACGCCTCGGAGGAGCGGGTGCCAGCGACGGTGGAGAGGCTCTCGCCCAACCCCACACTCGCGGTGCTGCGGCACTCCTGGCGGCTGTGCCCCTTCGTCCGAGGTAGCGCGGAAGGAGAGCCACGGCCGGGCGAGGAGCTGGCGCTGCTGTGGCGCCACCCGCGAGACCTGGTGACCCTGTACATGGCCGCGGATGACGTGGCGTTGCTGGCGCTGAAGATGGCGGTGGAGGGGCTAACGCCGGCCGAGGTGGCTGTGGCTACGGGAGTGGCGGAATCCGACATCCGCGCCGCGGTGGAACGCGGCCTCGCGGATGGTCTGGTACTCACCCCCTGA
- the bufB gene encoding MNIO family bufferin maturase: protein MTASHAQRKGLKPLGAGIGLRRDFYEQLPRTQRALDWVELVSENFLTLGGRAQRALDACAERWPVIPHGVGLDIGGPEPLNEDYLTRLAALVERVDAPFFSDHLCYARLGGVYLHDLLPLPFSEEAVEHVVSRVREVMARVERPFLLENITYYARMPGSTLSEAAFLRTVVEEADCGLLLDVNNVYVNACNHGYDPRAFLDALPLERVVQVHLAGHTELPDILIDSHGATVRNEVWALYRYLLERTGPVSTLIEWDQEIPSMEAVLDEADRARAVLGELGER, encoded by the coding sequence ATGACGGCGAGCCATGCACAGAGAAAGGGATTGAAGCCGCTGGGAGCCGGCATCGGGCTCCGGCGGGACTTCTATGAGCAACTCCCTCGCACCCAGCGAGCACTCGATTGGGTGGAGCTCGTCTCCGAGAACTTCCTCACCCTGGGGGGTCGCGCGCAGAGGGCGCTGGACGCCTGTGCCGAGCGCTGGCCGGTGATTCCCCACGGGGTGGGACTCGACATCGGCGGGCCCGAGCCCCTGAACGAGGACTACCTGACCCGGCTCGCGGCTCTGGTGGAGCGGGTGGACGCGCCCTTCTTCTCCGACCACCTGTGCTACGCGCGGCTGGGCGGGGTGTACCTGCATGACCTGCTACCGCTCCCTTTTTCCGAGGAAGCGGTGGAACACGTGGTGTCTCGGGTCCGCGAGGTGATGGCGAGGGTGGAACGACCCTTCCTGCTGGAGAACATCACCTACTACGCACGCATGCCCGGGAGCACCCTGTCCGAGGCCGCCTTCCTCCGGACGGTGGTCGAGGAGGCCGACTGCGGTCTGCTGCTCGACGTGAACAACGTGTATGTGAACGCATGCAACCACGGCTACGACCCAAGGGCATTTCTGGACGCGCTGCCGCTGGAGCGGGTGGTGCAGGTCCATCTGGCCGGTCACACAGAATTGCCAGACATCCTCATCGACAGCCACGGAGCCACCGTCCGCAACGAGGTGTGGGCGCTCTACCGGTATCTCCTGGAGCGAACCGGTCCGGTGTCGACACTCATCGAATGGGACCAGGAGATTCCCTCGATGGAGGCAGTACTGGACGAGGCGGACCGGGCGCGTGCGGTACTCGGAGAGCTGGGGGAACGGTGA
- a CDS encoding RICIN domain-containing protein: MKRMMRMAMVAAATFGMGAAARAEEPPLAITLKDSEQVLTVGGSAGKDEDAVVLSPFQLQPGQGFSLKPVGNPEDRLFNIISQQSGKCVDVKDGSREEGAPIVQRPCNGAECQVFHVSERGTDGHRELRNKLSDKCMAAHGGGATTGNSLIQANCTSQDEQRFRISAPQTTASTVAQQRANPANE; this comes from the coding sequence ATGAAACGAATGATGCGCATGGCCATGGTTGCCGCCGCGACCTTCGGAATGGGTGCCGCAGCTCGAGCAGAAGAACCGCCTCTCGCCATCACGCTCAAGGACAGCGAGCAGGTGCTGACCGTTGGCGGCTCCGCGGGGAAGGATGAGGATGCGGTCGTCCTGTCGCCCTTCCAGCTCCAACCCGGCCAGGGCTTCAGCCTGAAGCCAGTCGGAAATCCCGAGGACCGGCTCTTCAACATCATCTCCCAGCAGAGCGGCAAGTGCGTGGATGTCAAAGATGGGAGCCGCGAGGAGGGAGCCCCGATCGTCCAACGGCCGTGCAATGGCGCGGAATGTCAGGTGTTCCACGTGAGCGAGCGGGGCACCGATGGCCACCGGGAGCTCCGCAACAAGCTCAGCGACAAGTGCATGGCAGCGCATGGGGGCGGCGCCACTACCGGCAACTCACTCATCCAGGCGAACTGCACATCACAGGACGAACAGCGGTTCCGCATCAGCGCTCCACAGACGACGGCATCCACCGTGGCCCAGCAGAGAGCCAATCCAGCCAACGAATAG
- a CDS encoding DUF4280 domain-containing protein, with product MARHVCMGAMMRCSFGMTPSPLVVPPVKRVLVGGSPAANIQDHAPVANIPPFGMCMSPLNPTVIAATTAALGVPTPMPCIPVTPAPWVVGAPTVVVGGAPALDDQSRLMCTWGGIIQIIQPGQLTVEVP from the coding sequence ATGGCTCGGCATGTCTGTATGGGCGCGATGATGCGGTGCAGCTTTGGCATGACGCCGTCCCCGCTCGTGGTACCGCCCGTGAAGAGGGTGCTCGTTGGTGGGAGCCCGGCGGCCAACATCCAGGACCATGCTCCCGTGGCGAACATTCCTCCGTTTGGAATGTGCATGTCACCGCTCAACCCCACGGTAATCGCCGCGACCACCGCGGCCCTGGGCGTGCCGACCCCCATGCCTTGCATACCGGTGACCCCAGCTCCCTGGGTCGTGGGCGCGCCCACCGTGGTGGTGGGAGGAGCTCCCGCCCTCGACGACCAGTCCCGGCTGATGTGCACCTGGGGAGGCATCATCCAAATCATCCAGCCCGGCCAGCTCACCGTGGAAGTGCCTTGA
- a CDS encoding type VI secretion system Vgr family protein: MSYTQDRVYLSLTTPLGKDVLLLHGFHGEESLSRPFHFTLELRSEQRDVDFAQVVGKDAAITLDLVRGGERFFHGVVTRFVQAGTYPDFTKYIAELRPWLWLLTLTRDSRIFQDKTVPQILEQLFTEHGFTDFRMELQRSYPPREYCVQHQESTFDFVSRLMEDEGIFYFFEHSESRHTLVLADDAGAHAPCPGPGVARVQGHQSTVKTDDAVTGCELEQQVVPDVHALGDYYFVTPSTRLRTKVAGEQARFEQYEYPGNFTQQHVGEQRGRVRLESHEVRARTLRGQSRVRWFIPGHRFSLTEHDRDDVNGDYVLRWVSHSATVEQYANSFEAFPAATPFRPPRETPRPVMTGVQSARVVGESGARDIWTDSYGRVKVRFPWDREDRDSCWIRVAQSQAGKGWGTFFLPHVGQEVLVTFVDGDPDRPIITGSVYNAEQRVPYPLSAEQTKSTIRGAPSGEGQPNELRFEDKKGVEELYLHARRDMKVAVEQDSLREVGNDDTLVVKKDQIVSVEQGQSLTVGEDLQVKANKRHALEAGEEVHLKSSKVIIEATSGLTLKGPGPGNFITIDASGVSIQGLLVKINSGGSALSGGGANPKRPKNTAD; this comes from the coding sequence ATGAGCTACACCCAGGATCGCGTCTACCTGTCCCTCACCACTCCCCTGGGCAAGGACGTGCTGCTGCTCCACGGCTTCCATGGAGAGGAATCCCTCTCACGGCCCTTCCACTTCACCCTGGAGCTGCGCTCCGAGCAGCGCGACGTGGACTTCGCCCAGGTGGTGGGCAAGGACGCCGCCATCACCCTGGACCTGGTCCGCGGTGGCGAACGCTTCTTCCACGGAGTGGTGACCCGCTTCGTCCAGGCCGGCACCTACCCGGACTTCACGAAGTACATCGCCGAGCTGCGTCCCTGGCTGTGGCTGCTCACCCTCACCCGAGACAGCCGCATCTTCCAGGACAAGACGGTACCGCAGATCCTCGAGCAGCTCTTCACCGAGCACGGCTTCACCGACTTCCGGATGGAGCTCCAGCGCAGCTACCCACCTCGCGAGTACTGCGTGCAGCACCAGGAGTCCACCTTCGACTTCGTCTCCCGGCTCATGGAGGACGAGGGCATCTTCTATTTCTTCGAGCACTCGGAGTCACGGCACACACTGGTGCTGGCGGACGATGCCGGCGCCCACGCCCCCTGCCCCGGGCCGGGAGTGGCGAGGGTGCAGGGGCATCAATCCACGGTGAAGACAGACGACGCCGTGACCGGCTGCGAGCTCGAGCAGCAGGTGGTCCCCGATGTCCATGCCCTGGGGGACTACTACTTCGTGACGCCCTCGACGCGACTGCGCACGAAGGTCGCTGGCGAGCAGGCCCGCTTCGAGCAGTACGAGTACCCCGGGAACTTCACCCAGCAGCACGTGGGCGAGCAGCGCGGCCGGGTGCGCCTGGAATCCCACGAGGTGCGAGCCCGGACGCTGAGGGGCCAGAGCCGGGTGCGCTGGTTCATCCCCGGCCACCGCTTCTCGCTGACGGAACATGACCGCGACGACGTCAATGGGGACTACGTGCTGCGGTGGGTCTCCCACTCGGCCACGGTGGAGCAGTACGCCAACAGCTTCGAGGCATTCCCGGCCGCCACGCCCTTCCGTCCGCCCCGGGAGACGCCTCGGCCCGTGATGACGGGCGTACAGAGCGCCCGGGTGGTGGGCGAGTCGGGTGCCAGGGATATCTGGACGGACAGCTACGGCCGCGTGAAGGTGCGCTTCCCCTGGGACCGGGAGGACCGGGACTCCTGCTGGATACGGGTGGCCCAGAGCCAGGCCGGCAAGGGTTGGGGCACCTTCTTCCTTCCCCACGTGGGCCAGGAGGTCCTGGTCACGTTCGTGGACGGGGATCCGGATCGGCCCATCATCACCGGCTCGGTCTACAACGCCGAGCAGCGGGTGCCCTATCCCCTGTCCGCCGAGCAGACCAAGAGCACGATCCGCGGCGCCCCTTCCGGCGAAGGGCAGCCCAACGAGCTGCGCTTCGAGGACAAGAAGGGCGTGGAGGAGTTGTATCTGCACGCCCGCCGGGACATGAAGGTCGCGGTGGAGCAGGACAGCCTGCGCGAGGTGGGCAACGACGACACGCTGGTGGTGAAGAAGGACCAGATCGTGAGTGTCGAGCAGGGACAATCCCTCACCGTGGGCGAGGACCTGCAGGTGAAGGCGAACAAGCGGCATGCGTTGGAGGCAGGCGAGGAGGTCCACCTGAAATCCTCCAAGGTGATCATCGAGGCCACGAGCGGACTTACCCTCAAGGGGCCCGGGCCCGGCAATTTCATCACCATCGATGCGAGCGGAGTTTCCATCCAGGGATTGCTGGTGAAGATCAACTCGGGAGGCAGTGCGCTGTCTGGAGGCGGTGCGAACCCCAAGCGCCCCAAGAACACTGCTGATTGA
- the tssG gene encoding type VI secretion system baseplate subunit TssG, with translation MDEMATQDRRPAPSVEQELREAGYRFDFFQAMRLLRLLHPGQEAPAGRGVSFRQEPVRLRSTVEMSFPPSDIVQVEFPPEKADAPKRGGVPEMTVAFFGLGGALGPLPRPFAQQLRDRTRAGDTGMRDFLDIFHHRLLSLLYRGRQLRRVWLAEGAPETHDVARYLYAFMGLGTQGMQGRLKVKDPVLLRYAGLLARRPVSVGALRAMLSDWLGLDVRLRLPRGSWLELEEEQWTRLGPTGRNQRLGQGAVLGRRAWQEQAGLELELGPLSWHRYQRLLPGGQELAALRSLTRFALGPGPEVALVLRPRAEDIPALPLRNVGDHRSPRLGWTSWLRARPGQQGLRTVALPPRHLREQREEAGT, from the coding sequence ATGGATGAGATGGCCACCCAGGACCGGCGACCAGCCCCTTCTGTAGAGCAGGAGCTCCGCGAGGCCGGCTACCGCTTCGACTTCTTCCAGGCGATGCGCCTGCTGCGCCTGCTCCACCCGGGGCAGGAGGCGCCCGCGGGCCGAGGCGTGTCGTTCCGCCAGGAGCCGGTGCGCCTGCGCTCCACGGTGGAGATGTCCTTCCCGCCCAGCGACATCGTCCAGGTGGAGTTTCCCCCGGAGAAGGCGGATGCACCGAAGCGGGGGGGCGTGCCGGAGATGACGGTGGCCTTCTTCGGGCTGGGCGGGGCGTTGGGGCCGCTGCCGAGGCCCTTCGCCCAGCAACTGCGGGACCGGACGCGCGCCGGGGACACGGGGATGCGCGACTTCCTGGATATCTTCCACCACCGGCTGCTGTCGTTGCTGTACCGGGGGCGGCAGCTCCGCCGGGTGTGGCTGGCGGAGGGCGCACCCGAGACTCATGACGTGGCCCGCTACCTGTATGCCTTCATGGGCCTGGGCACCCAGGGAATGCAGGGTCGGTTGAAGGTGAAGGACCCGGTGTTGCTGCGCTACGCGGGGCTGCTGGCGCGCCGGCCCGTGTCCGTGGGGGCGCTGCGAGCGATGCTCTCGGATTGGTTGGGGTTGGACGTGCGCCTCCGGCTGCCCCGTGGGTCCTGGCTGGAGTTGGAGGAGGAACAGTGGACGCGTCTGGGACCCACCGGCCGCAACCAGCGTCTCGGCCAGGGAGCGGTGCTCGGCAGGCGCGCGTGGCAGGAACAGGCGGGCCTGGAACTGGAGCTCGGCCCCCTCTCGTGGCACCGCTACCAGCGCCTGCTGCCCGGTGGTCAGGAATTGGCCGCGCTGCGCTCACTCACCCGCTTCGCGCTCGGCCCGGGCCCGGAGGTGGCGCTGGTGCTGCGGCCACGCGCCGAGGACATCCCCGCCCTGCCCCTGCGCAACGTGGGTGATCACCGGAGCCCGCGATTGGGATGGACGTCCTGGCTGCGCGCCAGGCCCGGACAACAGGGATTGCGGACGGTGGCGCTCCCACCCCGCCACCTGCGCGAACAACGAGAAGAGGCCGGAACATGA